Sequence from the Acropora muricata isolate sample 2 chromosome 10, ASM3666990v1, whole genome shotgun sequence genome:
TAAGACTGTGATATGCTTCTTTATCAATATCGTAGTCATCTCTAGCactaaaaaagcaaataaacaagCAATTAGCGCAAGCATGGTTCCCAATAGCTAACATGGATATAGACAACTAAGATTGGGTCAATCAAAGCCTTGACTGGTTAAACAGAGAttttaagaaaattaataagaaaaacAATGTCGCGAACTGAAacaaaagggagtttaagatcaaaggcgcgactgcagcgacgacgccacaaaatttgcacaCTTAATtggcaaaaacaaaagtttcctTTCACGTGCTTCTTTTAAttctgtgcatttctttcaagttctcggcaaatctgcaacgtgaaatgaccatttctcaagttttacagagaacgtgaacactcaggcgcaaatttgcatattattttctagcgttgactttacaccgcacctctaaattcagttcctgtatgggtagttccgctagctttcaaaagttaaacaaactgacataatggcgaaatagattgaaaacttgaacttgcaattttgagcgacgttttcgctactgtcgcgtcgtagatcttaaactccctaatagggacAAGaccgtcacaaatttgcatatttaaaataatgaaaaacaatagttttgcacgctttgcatgtgcttttttcatttttggacatttcgcagacgttctcgttctttccacgacgtgaaatcacCTGTTTTGAGGTTGAGTAGACGATGTGAGCGTATGATGACAAATCTTCAAAATTGtattcttatctctgaagcactggttccaatttaattccaggaaagTTAGAAAACATTTCGCAAGCgtaatgattacagaaacgctaGGTTACATATTTAGATGACGTTCTGGCTGCTGTCgatgtcgtgtttgcttaagctccctagtgtgATTGGTTGAGTAAggatcgtgctgcacgtgcggcacacacCTCAGCATATTTTTTGTCAGTGCTCTTGAACACCTTAAAATGACAACATTTGAACTTCCGATGACAAGGCAAACGTAATAGATAAAGCGTAATTAAAGAGATTAGAGGTCAAAACTGCGCAGTGTATCATATTGAGCTTAAGAATATCATCTACTTCTTTTTGGAATTTGGAGCTTACTTACTTGTTATAGAGTGTTATATCCGGAAGCCACAAGAAGCTAGCTGGTGTTATAATGGTATTAATGTCATCATATTCAGAAGTATTCCACTGCAGGCGGTGGTCTCTCCAATACTGAATGAAGGCAAGAAGGAAAACAAGGGCGTTTGAACGTTTTCCTGTCACGGTGGAGTCGTTGAATCAGTAAAAATACCAAAGAACGCTAATGAAAGAATGCTGTCTGcggtgtttttttctttttgcattgttCAATGGGAGTACCATTTATTGGATACTCTGACGATTACAAGCGCAGTTTTACCATTTTATTCAAAGCTTCCATTGGGACGAAAATCACACTTTCCAAATATATTGTGGGCATTTGTTCTCAAAATAAGTTGATCAACTATCGGTATTTCAAGTACagctgaaatttaaaacttaCCTGTCGAACCCAAATAACTGCAGTTATAGTTTGAGCGCGCTTGTTCTGAGGGaacgaaaaaaagaatgaaacataAGAGAAACACaagtctttttgttttgtttttactgTATCTCCAATATTCCTGAAAATGAATAAAGAGCTCACCACATCTATGATCTGATTTAGTGCCAAGTCTAAAGTGACCGGAACGCCACTTTCTAATGTTTGTTTCGGGATCACATCTTTGTCGTACTTGCTCATCAAATGTTTCTCCAATGTTTTAACTATTTGAGAATTGGGAACACCTGTAAAAATCAATGGTAATAGTAACACAATCATAGAAATATGCATAACTGGTTTAAACATAAGCGTTTTAACTACTAAAAAGCTCGTGTAGTGATAACAGACAGATTCTCATTTTCTTGCAATTTAGCAAGCGAGTCGAGCGCATCATGGCAAGGTTATCTGTGAGAGAACTCACTTCCAAATGAATGCGTTTCTAGCcagttttttttacttggcaGTTGCAGATGACAGTTCACAAAACAACCAGGTGGACAGACCGACAGTCTGACGCTACTCTAGTTGACAATAAATACAACACAAAAAGTTGACCATCAAGGGTCTTGAATTGTGACTTGATTTGGATTCTTTTTAAATCAGAGTGGCGTCAACTATGTCAGAAGAGACGTCATCACCCGCGCAGAATATTTCTGTTGCTAGAAATTGAGATTTGTCAACATAAATATTTGCCTATCTTAAGTTCGATTTGAGTAAAAAATGTTGCGCAGAGATTGTAACTGGGTGAGACGTTTTAGTACTGCTccattatagtttttttttctgaaagcaATACCATTTTAACTTTTGTGATAAAAGTTCTTATATTAAAGTTCATTTAAACATAAAATGATACAGTAGCCACACAGACACTTGCAGTAGAACACAGAGATTTTCTTCGGTTGTGGTAATTTAAAAATGTAGGCAAAAATCTCCTGACCTGTTAGCAGCTGCTATAGTTTAGCACGAATATAGAGTACTTTCAAAATAATgacatttaaaaaattagagcattttgaaaggATGCGGACGCGCATAGGATGACCTAAAAAACATAGACGATTTAAATGGACATACCTTCGCTTGAATTCAAATTGCTGATATTAAATAATGTAACCATGATAATTAGAATTCTGATTCTCGAAACAAATGTTAGCATGTTTTGCACGACAAATCCTTTTTAACAATGAAAACGGCTTTGCTATCTCAGTCCTTATCAAAAGGTGAAACGGCAGCGTATTTTTAAAGAACTTGAAAACATGTTTCTGTCGCTAGTCTTACAATTGCAGTTTAGGCGCATGTGTTTGTTTTTCAGCACAAAGTAATTCAATTGGACAATTACAGGTTTGGCAGGTGACTTAAGAATTGCTGTAATTTAATCATTCTTGTTATTGGCCGCTTATTGTAGACCAAATACCTACGGGGAGCGTTTGAATCACTCAAACTGGAGCCCTTCCTTCTAATATTCAGCTCACCGAATGTCTAAGAAGACCGCCGTGATTTTTTTCCAAAGCATTGTCGAACTTATCAtgcaaaaagcattttttgaACTCAAAATAACTTTTCAGAAGTCTTATGGATtgtttttaaattattcctATTTACACTTGCTTgtggttttgttaaaacattgATGTTATTTATATTTGGATAAGAGgattatgaatttttttcttcctttagcAGGTTATTTCCATGAGCACAGACTAAAATAATTAGCAACATGCTGAGAATGTCATAACATCGAGTCGAGACATAGTTAAGAAAATTAAAGATACTTAAAAACAAGGTCATTTTGCGAACTAGATAAAAAGCAGTTCAGCTGTCTTGTCTTAGAGGTTCCCTAGAAGGCAGTGACTTACTTAAACACCGAAGTTGTTATCTACGGCTTTGTTTACGAATACAACATTCACCACGAACCATTATTGTTTAAGAAATGGAGAGCTGAAATCCTGCCAGGTACGGAGGTCATGAAGGAAAAAGCACGCAGAATTGCCTTGCGTATATAGGTTGTTAACGAAGAAATCAAAAAGTTTATCCTTGTTTTCTGTGTCCTAAGCTCCCTCAGAGGCAACACTTTAGATAATGCAGTTATTGATATTCTAGggtttctttcttcttttaaatCATCAATGTTGCAAATTTTGTCGTCCGAGGTAAACTTATAACAATAGATACTCAATCAAAAGACTTCCAATGTAGGAAATCGAATATGCCGAGAAGAGGTATAAGTTGATGGTTCAAGCCTAGCCTGGTCATAAACGAATGGCAAAAAGTTTAATTTCTTAAGGGCCTGGAGCTGTGATGCCGAGGTGGTGTACAGATGAACCACGAATGTTGGATATCAAACAAATTGAACAGATatcgaagctgacgtttcgagcgttagccttcgTCAAaacgaatgacgaagggctaaggctcgaaacgtcTCAGCTCCTTTATCTCTTGACCATAgaccttatcaactcgtttgacacaCATGCACCAGATTTTCGTGTCAACCTGTTCACAGCCTGATGGCTGATTTCGAAACTGAGAGAACTTGCTTACAGCTTTAAAGCGTCTTGAGATTTGTATTTTCCATTTCGAATCGGCCGGATATCTAGTCCATTCTATCCGTACGAGAACAAGACGCACTGAGGGAGACAGCTGTTTGCACAGCGTGCGCGCGATTTCATGGCCCTCATTTACATGCACGTTGCCACACGTATCTGAGAAAACCTAAAGTCAAAATTATTATAGAATATGCAATAAATAAAGCATACGATAATTAAAGGTTCCTTCAAGACATACTTTTAATAAAGTGTGtgtcaagttcaagtttgtggGGCATCACTTTACTGTTCAAAGAAAACCATTTACTATTTGAACAGTTTCGATAGAgtatagagagcttaagcaagcgaatTCGAAGTTTTTGAACAACGGAGAGataccggaagtgaacatttcacCAGCCAGGACAGGCAATGGTCTCTCTATCTCAGATTTTCAACCTAATCATCTCCACGATtaatgaaaagatacttaataaTATAAATGCGTTTGTGTGAAGACAAGTGAAAAAAAGACAGTAAAAAACTCACCTAGAGTTGCCGTCCACGGCtgaaaaacgtcgcttgcttaagctctctaaaaCGGCCGGACCTTGACGATGCACGACGAGACTATAGCCCAGGGGTCGATTTCATTTTGTCACAAGTGCTAGATAACTGTTCGACACGTACAGCAGACAGTGAGGAAGAGAAATATCAGCCCCTATACCATGTACCACAAACCCCTCTTACTCAACTCAACAGAATTGCACTGAACATTTTAGAGTAGGATCTCTCTTGCATCCATATGGTAAGCACTGGTGTCTCGAATGCGGTGTGGTGTTGGGCTTGCCTAACGAAAAACATTGGTCACTTTTGTTGATCTACCAAATGAGAGAACAGCCAGGTCACACAAGAGGATGCAATTGATGAGGGCTGACTGCAACTTTTTGAATTCACCAAACTCAAATCAACTCAAGTTGAAGTTTTATTTACTGATATATTTTGACATCCTATCTTTAATATATTtaaagttcttttaatttaaaaccACGATATATTTCTTTGAGATTGATAACAATATATTGCTATTGgattttcaatgattttatGCCTTGTTTTTACTCAGAACATAGTTCCCCGATTTTATTCAGTGTGGTCCCATTAAATGACCTTCATATTTACAAATTGTTCATCTCTTCCCCAATAACTGTTTTGGATGAAAAAAACACGCTGATTGTCTtctgaaaagtttaaaaagaaaGGTGGATCTTCCAGGGACTGGTACATGTTCCCTGGGATATTTTGTCTTTAACCCCTTTCTTCCTATCTCCAAGGCTGCCTCATGTTTCTCTGTTTTGGGGACCTATTGGGAGACCCCGGCAACTAGTTttgcaaaattgaccaattgCTCTgttatattaattaattatttaattatatAAGTTCTTTTGTTGACTCTAGTACTCTAAGGTGCGGAACCCGGCGTGCgattaaaaaacaaattaactgCCATTTCTATTTTTACGTGTTTTGGGTAAATGCAATTAAGTATTCGGTAGAATCGTATGCCTAAATGATTTTATCTAGCATTTCACTTTCCTTTTCTGTCGACtgttgttttcttaattttctctCAGCATATACGCTTCCGTTGAACATTCATTTAAATAACAATCGCAGACCAAACTAAAACAATCTAGTCCCGGATCAATTTTCGAAGCTGGAGCCACTTTGGTTTATTCCTTATGATATAATCATTATGATGAATTGTAAAATGACAAAAAGGGACCTATAAAACACGGAGCGTTTAACCAACATGATCGCTATCAGGACATGAGCACGAAGCCAAGGTGACCGTGCACTGATTTGCAGAGGTTCGGGTAGAGTCACTGCGACAGGTGGCAGAAACTGGGCATTGCTGGACTGTAATCAATGAAGATTTTTAACCGGAGCTGAGAATAAGACGCTGAGGCAATTAAACACAACTAAAAGCACCACAATCCACATAAATAAACGATTGAGAACCTTAGCGGCAAAACGCCACTCCTCTTGATGCCTCTCTTTTTCATCGtctttctttctccttttaACCAGAATATCTAAGGCTTCTGATTGCCTCCCGCCTCGTTTTCGTAAATTTGGATTTCTATCGTCCAACCTCTTTAATTGAACGGATACCGCTGATTCAGAATTAGGCAGATCAGCGCTGTTTTTATGATTATTCGCGTTCAAGAAAGGACTTGCCGCTACAGCCTCAGCAATATCGCCATCATAGAGATGCTCACCAAGGGAATGGCTCCTAATGCTGTGATTTTTAAAACATCTCTTCGTCAAAACACAGGAGTCACTTTCGTTGCCATTCCTCTTAACTCGCAACGCGTTTGCGCACCATTGACAAATAAACTTTCGCATCCAGGCCGGCATAGGAGTTGGCGCATGATGATGAAATGTCAGCTCGACGCAGGTAAAAACGATGGAGATGAATACGTTAACCATCGTTAATGTGTAGTACCGAGAAATCAGCGGCACAACTTCGGACGTTGCCGGAAGCTCTTCGGCCAGTAACAGAAGGATAACAGTTAACGATAAAAGAACCGTGACTCCAACGTTCATCCTCTCCCCAGACTCCACCGGTAGGAAAAATCCGAGGATTGTCAAAGCAGACATAAGGACACATGGTGTTAGGAAATTCAGGATATAGTATATTGTACGGCGACGAATGATAATATCGTAAGTGATGAAGGGATATAGCTCTGGACAGCAACGGTACTTTGTAACGAATCTGCGCACAGGCATCCCAACTAGTACCCATTCTCCGTTATCAGTAAACGCTTCGGTGTCTCCAGGTCCGCTGTGGGATATATTCAGACTCAGGGCATTGTAAGACCACGAGCCAAACTTCAGAACACATTTCTAAAACGAAATTAAAACATCGTGTTCACTTAGCCTTAAAAACGCTCAACGCTTTTCAATGTCCTGGCTTCAGTTATTCCATGACTAACACGTTTCTAGCTTCTTAGTCTCGAACCTTAACTCACTATTTATTGTGAACACTGGAATTCAAGCAAAACACATTGCGCATAGTGTAAACAATATTCAATATGCTTTGTATAGGCGTCACAGGGTGTTGCATCATGTTGCCTTCGACCAAAGAACTTCTTTTAGCACTGTTTTATTAGGGTCCAGGCTTCGATGTTGTCAGCATTAGGGAGCTATTATGTAACGCCTACACAATGTGACAGGAATCTAATAATATTGGTGCATTGGGCAATTCTAAATATTTGCGAGGTATTTTTCGTtattccctgctagcagaggctcttttcctggtgttcgctgacgggagaaaagagacctctgccatgggtcgaaaatggctttgttgagcatgctccgTGGCTTAGCAACCGAGTCATCACGTGATGTTTGTTGCACGTAAACAACTTCGGCTTCTTCTAGCTCCGTCAGTCTATCATCGTTGTCGAACAGCTCGTGCTCCATTTTAACAGCTTTGAGCTTGAGCCTTTGGCAGGACTCAAGCTGGTCAGATATGAGTGCGTTTAACGGtgaaacaaccacaacaagtGCGTTCGATGGCAGAATTTTCACCCGTTCGAGCAACAAGCACAGCTATCTGGTAGATCAGAGTTTTCCCGTGCCCAGTCGCAAACGTGTCTCGCCCGTTTAAAAAATGATACATTGCCTTAAACTGCTCGTGACTCATTTTTTATATCTTTCCTTCATGAAGGTTCTCCAAAACGGACGGAAGCAAACTCAGTAACTCTTTGCGACTGCACCGGTGAGCTGGTCATGTTTACAATATGGGCTCATGTGACAGCggaattaatgaaaacaaatgggCGAGACGCAGCGGGCTCAAGTTGCGGGCAGCAAACAACGCAAGGAGCATGCGTTTCAAAAAGAGCCGTCCAAGATCGTGGACGGCGGTTAAATCAAAGCCATTTTCGACCCatggcagaggtctcttttctcccGTCAGCGAACACCAAAAAAAGAGCCTCTGCCAGCAGGGAATTTTTGTTACTGTTAGGGTAAATGTTCTATCAAGTTAGTTTAAGCTCTCGGCTACAAGTTCTTCATCTTAATTTTGTGTCTTCAATTAGAAGTTATGAACCTTAACCAAATTGGTAAAAATTGCTATCGATCCATCTTTTTCTTGCATCAATGTCAACAACTTTACTTGAGCCATTCATTTGGATTCATGTAATATTACGGCCCTAGGACAGGAGGTGCCTCCcaaatttcatcattatttCCTCGTTATTGTTACCTGGTCATCAAATGGAAAGTAAGTGACGTCTATTGTACACGAACTCTTGAATATTGTAGGATAGAACCAGCCTACATCACCAGTTGAATTTATGGTGAGACCATAATAttcttctttctctttattGTAATTGTCATTTGCACTGCAAAACAAAAGGGTAAAACGTAAATTCAGGGTAGAGGCCTCCAGCAGAAAAAAAATGCGTCTTCTAATTTTGGCGACGTTTCAACTTTATCGAGGATACTATCGAAACAATGTCTTTCACAAGCGTTTTTAACTTTACTACTACACAGTTTTTGTCGTTCTCTTCACTGAAATGAACGAATCCGCGAAGTTGTTCGAGAAACGCATGCAAAACACTTTACTTTTGTTTGAGTACCACTCCATCTGAATGGTTATGTTGGTTCGTCGAGTTAAGCACTGCAAAATAATCtcaaaaaatgtttaaaagccTGTCTAAGCAATTTCAAGATATATATTCTCCGTTTATAAAGCCGCGAGAGAGGAATGTTCCTAAATTTGGCAGGAGAACATATACAATTCCACTTGTCTCGTGATACATGTGGAAGATTCCTGACGCAATTCGATTTTTTTATGAGGGGAGAAAACTGggttaacgaaaaaaaaaatcatcgatTGCGAGTCAGTCACGTCTAGTTGAGATGGACTGAAAACAATCAGCCTGCATACATTCGCAGAGATGGGATGCAAAGATGCCAGCCTCACTATCCAAGGCGTACGGTAACgggtatttaacaattagacccgtagcccgaaagggctacggggcaacagcccatgaggcgaagccgaatgggctattgacccgtgaCCCTTGAGGGCGTAGGGTCTAATTATTTTAGTATCAcgcaactagtcggacagaaaaaagcagtaataaattcagccaaaaaaaatatttatttgggaataaaacgaaataaataggtttacaaaaccggcgaacttcgctactcgatgccTATTACTAATAGCCCTATAGTAGCGTagtcaatcaaaatgcaggatttgcattagtccactagttgggtgatactaaccttagttagtataaatttactcgtagtctatcgtgaatccgtgaatctgattggctatattactcgtagactatctgctgttagtataaatttacccgtagtctatcgtgaatccgtgaatctgattggttatattactcgtagactgtctgctgatagtctacggttGTGAATAGCCATTGAAAATCGgttattttgaacacgtgatgcttgtttcacaccccagtgcacatcacgcgcagtgtttgaaacctttgaatcgccgatgtaaacacaataaaacgttttttcctaaacgttactttacatttttatgcaatgagactacaagtaatattatactaaaacaattagactactcgccctcgttttgtacgagcgatagtcaactgggctgcgcctcgttgactatctgctcgtaggaaactcgggctcgtagtctaattgttaattagtctCCAATCCAGCCATTAACCCCGTCCGACAGGACTTGACTTTTGTGAAAGAACTAGCGCTTTTGTCCTTTCAACATGCCGTGCACAAGTAGTCATCAAAATTCTATATTCGGCGAGTTTGACAAAACCTTTTACAGACAAACTAATTTCAATACCTTTCTTTCATGTTCGCAATTCCAAAAGCCGGGCAAGAACCTAAAAATGCTCACTCCCTGCAAGTCATATTCAAGACTTAGTCCTGCCTGTTTGCAATCTTACAAATGTTTTGCGTATAAATGAACAAAGGAGACTGGACCTAGACTATCAAAGGTCATGTGATCCGACCCGCAAAAAGGAATGCCAGTTTTTTCACGAGACTGTAATGTTAGGATGCGATAGTTCTTGTTCTGTTGCGATTGTCTGTATATTTAAATGTCTGGACTGGTTTGAACAAACGTAAGTTTTTGATTAAGTTTATAAATTTCTTCTACATTGATCTCGATCAGAGTACTCAATATATTAAGGAAATATAGTTATTTTACTACTTTCGATAGCTTCAGAATAATTTCTTCaaataaatcttgaaaaaccAAGCTGTCCTGTTTAACTTCGTTAACTCAACGGCCCAACAAAGAAGATACAAACGACTACAGATCTCCAAACAGGGAGATTGCATGCATTACTGTCATTTAGTTGCAAATTGCATATACACCTTAGAGGACCTTTACTCTTACTTACTTGTTGTACAATGTGACATCTGGAAGCCAGAGGTTCTTGGAAGATGTCACGAATGATGTTATTTCTCCATAATTGGAACTATTCCATTCTAATCTAAAGTCATTCCAAAACTGCAAGAAAGTAGAAACACATCATGTGTAAACAGTCGTGTATAATCATTAATGATTTATTTGCCCACTGAACTTTTCGCCGAATGTGGAATTTTGGGGTTAGAGGCCCAAAACTTTAAACAATTGTAAAGAATATGTATTTCATTATCATGTCACTGAAGTCGATGTGTTCAAGCCAATGGAAACGAAAATAACAAACATTCCAATTGTTGGTTTCGATTTCGTAACCTAGTTCAAGAGGTAAAACAACGGATCTTCCATTGATCTCTGACAAGATGAACTATGAAAGAAACGCGGGCCTAATTGCAAAGAGCTTTTTAGATAGATACTTACTAGTCGTACCCAGACGATAGTGGTCATAGTTTGTAGTCTCTCATCCTGAGAATGcaagtaataaaattaatttattgcAACTGGCTACGGCTTTCGTGTAGACGGTCTTTCGATCGACTAAACCGTGAAGGGAGTTATTAGGGAAAGGGGCTGGGATTTGGCGAGGAATCAAATCTTTTAAATTTGCTCTTTGGCTCGCGAAATACTCGTAACTAGAGAATCGAAATTGTTACTGCAAAGACGTTGGTTGAACTAcctattttttggttttatcaaacgagttgataaaggttgaattaccagcgtgaaagatttagaaagctgacgtttcgagcgttagcccttcgtcagagcgaatgacgaagggctaacgctcgaaacgtcagctttctaaatctttcacggtggtaattcaacctttatcaactcgtttgataaaaccaaatttttgttttgatctcccccaccgacgcagcaccacagtttctttagaaactagaaatccatgaaCTACCCATTTATCAGGtgtat
This genomic interval carries:
- the LOC136888501 gene encoding neuronal acetylcholine receptor subunit alpha-7-like, whose product is MLKTTEKLLFYLLFHVNLIVGTKQYYEDLERLQTDLFLNYSNNIIPQKVKTTPVEVKFDIALNQIIDLDERLQTMTTIVWVRLFWNDFRLEWNSSNYGEITSFVTSSKNLWLPDVTLYNNANDNYNKEKEEYYGLTINSTGDVGWFYPTIFKSSCTIDVTYFPFDDQKCVLKFGSWSYNALSLNISHSGPGDTEAFTDNGEWVLVGMPVRRFVTKYRCCPELYPFITYDIIIRRRTIYYILNFLTPCVLMSALTILGFFLPVESGERMNVGVTVLLSLTVILLLLAEELPATSEVVPLISRYYTLTMVNVFISIVFTCVELTFHHHAPTPMPAWMRKFICQWCANALRVKRNGNESDSCVLTKRCFKNHSIRSHSLGEHLYDGDIAEAVAASPFLNANNHKNSADLPNSESAVSVQLKRLDDRNPNLRKRGGRQSEALDILVKRRKKDDEKERHQEEWRFAAKVLNRLFMWIVVLLVVFNCLSVLFSAPVKNLH